The following proteins are co-located in the Pelecanus crispus isolate bPelCri1 chromosome 5, bPelCri1.pri, whole genome shotgun sequence genome:
- the DYNLT4 gene encoding dynein light chain Tctex-type 4, whose amino-acid sequence MAKQPSSEVALPAQVMAADNTEAPPLLATRHSSQPPARGTEEGKPPLLPSRRSSILSTHLAPPASRRSSLGAAPGGRRPSIGPWMLHSRVSFSGLPLFQPILKTRLENTYRMWPDEGCKFDAGRVQRVLEGALASTLGTTVYSPQGSAPLAQSLAELLRSRAKEVVPPRYKVVCHVLLGQRGQQSLLVASRALWDPESDSFASATFSNASLFAVATVHGVYFE is encoded by the coding sequence ATGGCCAAGCAGCCCTCCTCAGAGGtggccctgccagcccaggtGATGGCTGCAGACAACACTGAAGCCCCTCCACTCCTGGCCACCCGCCACAGTTCCCAGCCCCCAGCACGGGGCACTGAGGAAGGCAAACCACCGCTCCTGCCCTCCCGCCGCAGCTCCATCCTCAGCACCCACCTGGCACCCCCAGCCAGCCGCCGCAGCTCgctcggggcagccccggggggcagGCGCCCTTCCATCGGCCCCTGGATGCTCCACAGCCGCGTAAGCTTCTCCGGGCTCCCCCTCTTCCAGCCCATCCTCAAGACCCGCCTTGAAAACACTTACAGGATGTGGCCGGATGAAGGCTGCAAGTTTGATGCGGGGCGGGTGCAACGGGTGCTGGAAGGGGCCCTGgccagcaccctggggaccaCAGTCTACAGCCCCCAGGGCAGTGCCCCGCTAGCCCAAAgcctggctgagctgctgcGGAGCCGGGCGAAGGAGGTGGTGCCGCCCCGCTACAAGGTGGTCTGCCACGTGCTGCTGGGCCAGCGGGGCCAGCAGAGCCTGCTGGTGGCCAGCCGGGCACTCTGGGACCCCGAGAGTGACAGCTTTGCCTCCGCCACCTTCTCCAACGCCTCTCTCTTCGCTGTGGCCACAGTGCATGGGGTCTACTTTGAGTAG